The Pseudomonadota bacterium genome window below encodes:
- a CDS encoding type II toxin-antitoxin system death-on-curing family toxin, protein MKYLRIEEVISYQDFLIKKDGGFGGIRDFGLLSSALAIPSQSFSGQEMHHTVIEKASAYLYHLIKNHPFFDGNKRTAVFCFLVFFDENNVEISFDEDFLYSITLDVAGNKLHKTELISLMNQYFQTNCDKSLSTSS, encoded by the coding sequence ATGAAATATTTAAGGATCGAGGAAGTCATTTCTTATCAAGATTTCCTTATCAAAAAGGATGGAGGGTTCGGGGGCATTAGAGATTTTGGTTTGTTATCTTCCGCCCTTGCTATTCCTTCACAATCTTTCTCAGGGCAAGAAATGCACCACACCGTGATAGAGAAAGCAAGCGCTTACCTATACCACCTGATCAAAAATCATCCTTTTTTTGACGGAAACAAACGTACAGCAGTATTTTGTTTTCTAGTGTTTTTTGATGAAAACAACGTTGAAATATCTTTTGATGAAGATTTTTTGTACAGTATTACATTAGACGTTGCGGGAAATAAACTGCATAAAACAGAATTGATTTCTTTAATGAACCAATATTTTCAAACCAACTGTGATAAATCCCTTTCTACTAGCAGTTGA
- a CDS encoding DUF1064 domain-containing protein → MQFKHKFHAKPTNIDGIRFASKLEARYYSKLKAFQEAGELVFFLRQAPFHLPGNTRYVVDFVEFWKNGDITFTDCKGLETEVYKLKKRQVEELFPIKINVVKKA, encoded by the coding sequence ATGCAATTCAAACACAAGTTCCATGCTAAGCCCACAAACATCGACGGAATACGCTTTGCCTCAAAGCTTGAGGCTCGCTACTACTCCAAGCTCAAGGCCTTTCAGGAAGCAGGAGAGCTGGTTTTCTTCCTGCGCCAAGCTCCTTTCCACCTTCCAGGCAACACCCGCTATGTCGTGGACTTTGTGGAGTTCTGGAAAAATGGCGATATTACTTTTACAGATTGTAAAGGATTAGAAACAGAAGTTTACAAACTTAAAAAAAGACAAGTTGAAGAGTTGTTTCCAATAAAAATTAACGTTGTAAAGAAAGCTTGA